A portion of the Anoxybacillus gonensis genome contains these proteins:
- a CDS encoding class I adenylate-forming enzyme family protein: MNISELLARNARKFPNKIAIIDGDVSFSYQEVDDTVNRLASSLASLGITQGDKVVLYMPNTKEFVYAYFAVLRLGAIIVPVHARLTAQEVQYIIEHSEAKAVIAHDWIYEELASLVHTVDVIWVKTGEATDGWRSLTQLIANGYTSPIVCPLNEDDEATILYTSGTTGRPKGVLFTYRNILAVATMMAFETKMDKHSRLLHMMPLSHSAPLHLFFIGGMYVGATHVLSATFSPEALLQLITKHEITHFFGAPVAYLLTAQHPRLHEYDLSSVQYWTYGGAPLSAKEVQFVAKQFRTDRLMCLYGLTEAGPNGTYLSPEEHATKAGSVGKDAALHCEVKIVDEHGKEVPPGEIGEVVLAGEGIMKGYYKDEEKTAETVKNGWLYTGDLARRDEDGYIWIVDRKKDMIISGGVNIYPKEVEDALKLHPAIVDVAVVGVPHREWGETVKAFVVTKEPIEQLAEECKRFLSDKLADYKIPKLYEAIHELPRNATGKILKQVLRGIDHETATRS, translated from the coding sequence ATGAACATTTCTGAGTTGTTAGCGCGCAATGCGCGAAAGTTTCCGAATAAAATAGCAATAATTGATGGCGATGTATCGTTTTCTTATCAAGAAGTAGATGATACAGTTAATCGTCTCGCCTCTTCGCTCGCTTCGCTAGGCATCACACAAGGTGATAAAGTCGTATTGTATATGCCGAACACGAAAGAGTTTGTATATGCATATTTTGCTGTCTTGCGCCTTGGCGCGATTATCGTGCCCGTCCATGCGCGACTAACTGCCCAAGAAGTGCAATATATTATCGAACATAGTGAAGCAAAAGCTGTCATCGCGCACGATTGGATTTATGAAGAACTTGCCTCGCTTGTGCATACGGTTGACGTCATTTGGGTGAAAACAGGGGAAGCGACAGACGGTTGGCGTTCGCTCACGCAACTCATTGCAAACGGCTATACGTCCCCCATCGTTTGTCCGCTGAACGAAGATGACGAAGCAACGATTTTATACACGTCGGGAACGACAGGCCGCCCGAAAGGGGTCTTGTTCACGTACCGCAATATTTTAGCTGTCGCAACGATGATGGCGTTCGAAACGAAAATGGATAAACATAGCCGCCTATTGCATATGATGCCGCTTAGCCATTCCGCACCGCTTCATTTATTTTTTATCGGCGGCATGTACGTCGGGGCCACCCATGTGTTATCAGCAACGTTTTCCCCAGAAGCATTGCTACAACTGATTACGAAACACGAAATTACCCACTTTTTCGGAGCACCAGTCGCTTATTTACTCACGGCACAACATCCACGCCTTCACGAATACGATTTATCGTCCGTCCAATATTGGACGTATGGCGGCGCACCGCTATCGGCAAAGGAAGTGCAATTTGTCGCCAAACAGTTTCGCACCGATCGACTCATGTGTTTGTATGGACTAACGGAAGCCGGTCCGAACGGGACGTATTTATCGCCAGAAGAACACGCGACAAAGGCAGGGAGCGTGGGCAAAGATGCTGCCCTTCATTGCGAAGTGAAAATTGTCGATGAACACGGCAAAGAAGTTCCACCTGGCGAAATCGGTGAAGTCGTCTTAGCTGGAGAAGGCATTATGAAAGGCTATTATAAAGACGAAGAAAAAACAGCGGAAACGGTGAAAAACGGCTGGCTATATACAGGCGATTTAGCGCGCCGTGACGAAGATGGGTACATTTGGATCGTTGACAGAAAAAAAGATATGATCATTTCCGGCGGGGTGAACATTTACCCAAAAGAAGTGGAAGATGCGCTAAAACTGCATCCAGCGATTGTCGATGTGGCGGTTGTTGGTGTGCCGCATCGTGAATGGGGTGAAACGGTGAAAGCGTTTGTTGTAACAAAAGAGCCAATTGAGCAGCTTGCGGAAGAATGTAAACGTTTTCTTTCGGATAAACTTGCAGACTATAAAATTCCAAAACTATACGAAGCCATTCATGAACTGCCGCGCAATGCGACAGGGAAAATATTAAAACAAGTGTTAAGGGGGATCGATCATGAAACGGCTACAAGAAGTTGA
- a CDS encoding MerR family transcriptional regulator, which translates to MDYYTISQLAEQFDVSTRTIRYYEERGLISPIRNESGQRLYTKKDRAVLKLILRGKRFGFSLDEIHEMISLFDNDRTGRKQLEKTIAYGEQKLKEVTERIEDLMQLKQEMESILTDFRERLKKLEGSE; encoded by the coding sequence ATGGACTATTATACGATCTCCCAACTTGCAGAGCAGTTTGATGTTAGCACACGAACGATTCGCTATTATGAAGAGCGTGGGCTCATTTCACCCATTCGCAATGAGTCAGGCCAGCGGCTGTATACGAAAAAGGATCGCGCTGTCTTAAAGCTTATTTTACGAGGGAAACGGTTCGGTTTTTCATTAGATGAAATTCATGAAATGATTAGCTTGTTTGATAACGATCGCACCGGACGAAAACAGCTTGAAAAAACAATCGCATATGGCGAGCAAAAGTTAAAGGAGGTGACGGAGCGGATTGAGGATTTAATGCAGTTAAAACAAGAAATGGAGTCGATTTTGACGGACTTTCGTGAACGATTAAAAAAACTGGAGGGAAGCGAATGA
- a CDS encoding acetoacetate--CoA ligase produces the protein MKAVTDGDILWTPTKEQIEQSSVKKYMNWLEANKGLTFESHAELWKWSVEKLEQFWETVWEYGEIQSSAPYMCVLEERKMPRANWFPGTRLNYVEHIFRNMQKKPALLFRSERVSLREVTWEELKQQTAAVASALKKLGVKQGDRVVAYMPNIPETVVAFLACASIGAIWSSCSPDFGANSVIDRFQQIEPTILFAVDGCQYNGKMFDKVPTVKELQEKLPSLKKTIVVPYLRDDVKAWDESVLLWTDMLQEEGELVYEQVPFAHPLWILYSSGTTGLPKPIVQGHGGILLEHVKILSIEYNLTRDSTFFWFTTTGWMMWNFLVGGLLVGATVVLYDGSPTFPDANVLWELVEKAKITHFGTSAAFINVCMKQGIKPKDTYDLSPLQAVLSTGSPLTTEGFLWVYEHVKDVWLVSCSGGTDVCTAFVGGSPVLPVRAGMLQCRSLGANVQAFDEHGHSLINEVGELVITEPMPSMPLFFWNDENDRRYLESYFDTYPGVWKHGDWIKIDDEGSCVIYGRSDSTINRAGVRMGTSEIYRAVETVDGILDSLVIDLEVMGRKSFMPLFVVLQPGVELDDALKQQVKEAIKAHVSPRFIPDAIYQVDQIPKTLNGKKMEIPIRKILLGFPLEKAVNVGSMANPEALSFFVELAKQWEHSNV, from the coding sequence ATGAAAGCGGTTACGGATGGAGATATTTTATGGACACCAACGAAAGAACAAATCGAACAATCAAGTGTAAAAAAGTATATGAATTGGTTAGAAGCGAATAAAGGGCTGACGTTTGAGTCGCATGCGGAGCTATGGAAATGGTCAGTCGAGAAACTTGAGCAATTTTGGGAAACGGTGTGGGAATATGGGGAGATTCAATCGTCCGCGCCTTATATGTGCGTCCTTGAGGAGCGCAAAATGCCGAGAGCAAACTGGTTTCCGGGGACACGGTTAAACTATGTGGAACATATTTTTCGTAACATGCAGAAGAAGCCGGCACTTTTGTTTCGTTCTGAGCGCGTTTCACTGCGTGAAGTGACGTGGGAAGAGTTAAAACAACAAACGGCGGCGGTCGCTTCGGCACTGAAAAAGCTTGGCGTAAAACAAGGTGATCGCGTTGTTGCTTATATGCCGAACATTCCCGAGACAGTCGTTGCGTTTTTGGCGTGCGCAAGCATTGGCGCCATTTGGTCTAGTTGTTCGCCAGATTTTGGCGCCAATAGCGTCATCGACCGCTTCCAACAAATTGAACCGACCATTTTATTTGCGGTGGACGGTTGCCAATATAACGGAAAAATGTTCGACAAAGTGCCTACTGTTAAGGAATTACAAGAAAAATTGCCATCGTTAAAAAAGACGATTGTCGTTCCGTATTTGCGTGACGATGTGAAAGCGTGGGACGAGTCTGTTTTATTATGGACGGATATGTTGCAAGAAGAAGGCGAACTTGTGTATGAACAAGTGCCGTTTGCTCATCCGCTTTGGATTTTATATTCTTCCGGTACGACGGGATTGCCAAAACCGATTGTACAAGGACATGGTGGCATTTTATTAGAGCATGTAAAAATTTTATCCATTGAATATAATCTTACACGCGATAGCACGTTTTTTTGGTTTACGACGACTGGTTGGATGATGTGGAACTTTTTAGTTGGCGGGCTGTTAGTCGGGGCAACAGTCGTGCTTTACGACGGAAGCCCGACGTTTCCAGATGCGAACGTGTTATGGGAACTTGTCGAAAAAGCAAAAATCACCCATTTTGGCACAAGCGCAGCGTTTATTAACGTCTGCATGAAACAAGGCATCAAGCCGAAAGACACTTACGATCTTTCTCCGTTGCAAGCGGTTCTGTCGACCGGATCGCCGCTGACGACCGAAGGGTTTCTTTGGGTATATGAACATGTGAAAGATGTTTGGCTCGTTTCATGCAGTGGCGGAACGGATGTATGCACCGCATTTGTCGGTGGGTCGCCGGTGCTACCGGTTCGTGCCGGCATGCTGCAATGCCGTTCGCTTGGGGCTAACGTACAGGCGTTTGATGAACATGGCCATTCATTGATCAACGAAGTCGGGGAATTAGTTATCACGGAACCGATGCCGTCGATGCCACTATTTTTCTGGAACGACGAAAACGACCGCCGCTATCTCGAAAGCTATTTTGATACGTATCCAGGCGTGTGGAAACATGGGGACTGGATTAAAATTGACGACGAAGGAAGCTGCGTCATTTACGGCCGTTCCGATTCGACGATTAACCGTGCGGGCGTGCGGATGGGCACGAGCGAAATTTATCGTGCTGTTGAAACGGTTGATGGCATTCTCGACAGCTTAGTCATTGACTTAGAAGTGATGGGGCGGAAATCGTTTATGCCATTGTTTGTCGTCCTTCAGCCAGGGGTAGAGCTAGACGATGCGTTAAAACAACAAGTGAAAGAAGCTATTAAAGCGCACGTATCGCCGCGCTTTATTCCGGATGCGATTTACCAAGTCGACCAAATCCCAAAAACGTTAAACGGAAAGAAAATGGAGATTCCTATTCGTAAAATTTTATTAGGCTTCCCTCTCGAAAAAGCGGTGAACGTCGGCTCAATGGCAAACCCTGAAGCACTTTCTTTCTTTGTTGAACTTGCAAAGCAATGGGAACATTCAAATGTCTAG
- a CDS encoding FapA family protein — MDGIEVKGQTVEEAIEEGLKQLQVTREDVVIEIVQQERKKLFGIVSQPAIVRLTKKQQTESVIKKIEGKAWVKDGVLHYECVHVGPTIIVGEGVICLHNGKAIEGSITLQEGDDVRIYPKEESVAQSVWKIHINAKKLEATLTFAPGVRRRYVLEDQQPASKLHIQAKMDTELIYDVSYEEVVAKLQELGIVYGVNEEAIREALQAEKKITAVIAKGIEPIEGKDGWVEVKVGEGKKKPKVREDGTVDYREIETIATVGEGDLIAVVHPPQQGKPGLTVTNEVIPVKEVHPVTIKLGKGVTMDENRILAIQGGRPQIAKKGKTVIVSIIPKLVHQGDVDLSIGNIHFKGDVEITGSVQEEMVVEALGSIMILQNVNRAKIRAQQSIFIQQNVIGGTVTSGENKMLVTQLVGLLQQIRQSLERMIVAIQQLMVMSKIREQDIYPITKKLMESKFKTMMEAMKQYKTMCEQKREQIGEQWFDIGSQLDSCLLADRPNHFHCLEGMANLLRELNTFIGQYDREENDAIELSYALNSVIHGSGDVIVTGKGCYNCNIYAGGTLIVHGVVRGGEAYAQKGMKVKEVGSSLGVKTVLAVPKGEIIYIEHAREGTVVQFGKRTYTFYEEKKYVEMKWDDERQEIVFG, encoded by the coding sequence ATGGATGGCATCGAAGTAAAAGGACAAACGGTAGAAGAAGCGATTGAAGAAGGGCTAAAACAACTTCAAGTCACGCGCGAAGATGTCGTCATCGAAATCGTGCAACAAGAGCGTAAAAAGTTGTTTGGTATCGTTTCGCAACCTGCTATTGTCCGATTAACAAAAAAACAACAAACCGAATCAGTTATCAAAAAAATAGAAGGAAAAGCGTGGGTGAAAGACGGTGTTTTACATTATGAATGTGTGCATGTAGGTCCAACGATTATTGTTGGTGAAGGAGTCATCTGTTTACATAACGGAAAAGCCATCGAAGGAAGTATAACGCTACAAGAAGGAGACGACGTTCGCATTTATCCAAAAGAAGAAAGCGTCGCACAATCTGTTTGGAAAATTCACATAAATGCTAAAAAGCTAGAGGCAACGTTGACGTTTGCGCCAGGTGTAAGGCGCCGATATGTACTTGAAGATCAGCAACCAGCTAGCAAATTACATATACAAGCGAAAATGGACACAGAACTCATCTACGATGTATCATATGAGGAAGTGGTGGCGAAACTCCAAGAATTAGGCATTGTGTATGGTGTGAATGAAGAAGCTATTCGAGAGGCGTTGCAGGCAGAGAAAAAAATAACGGCTGTGATCGCAAAAGGAATTGAACCAATCGAAGGAAAAGACGGTTGGGTGGAAGTGAAAGTAGGGGAGGGGAAAAAAAAGCCAAAAGTTCGTGAAGACGGGACGGTTGATTACAGGGAGATAGAAACGATTGCGACTGTCGGTGAAGGAGATTTAATTGCTGTTGTTCATCCACCGCAACAAGGGAAACCAGGGTTAACAGTGACAAACGAAGTCATTCCTGTGAAAGAAGTGCATCCGGTAACGATTAAACTTGGTAAAGGGGTAACAATGGATGAGAATCGCATTTTAGCTATACAGGGGGGACGACCGCAAATTGCGAAAAAAGGAAAAACGGTTATCGTTTCCATTATTCCAAAGCTCGTTCATCAAGGGGATGTGGATTTATCAATAGGAAACATTCATTTTAAAGGTGATGTTGAAATTACAGGAAGTGTTCAAGAAGAAATGGTTGTTGAGGCACTTGGTAGCATTATGATTTTACAAAATGTCAATCGAGCAAAAATTCGTGCACAACAATCGATTTTTATTCAACAAAACGTCATTGGCGGTACAGTGACATCAGGAGAAAATAAAATGCTTGTTACACAGCTTGTTGGTTTATTACAACAAATTCGCCAATCACTCGAGCGAATGATTGTTGCTATTCAACAACTCATGGTCATGTCTAAAATTCGTGAACAAGATATTTATCCAATTACGAAAAAGTTGATGGAAAGTAAATTTAAAACAATGATGGAGGCGATGAAACAGTATAAAACAATGTGTGAGCAAAAGCGGGAACAAATCGGCGAACAATGGTTTGACATCGGTTCACAGTTGGACAGCTGTTTGCTTGCGGATCGTCCGAATCATTTTCATTGTTTAGAAGGGATGGCAAATTTATTGCGTGAACTTAATACGTTTATCGGACAATATGACCGTGAAGAGAATGATGCGATTGAGCTTTCTTATGCCTTGAATAGCGTCATTCATGGAAGTGGTGATGTAATTGTGACAGGAAAAGGATGTTACAATTGCAATATTTATGCGGGTGGGACATTGATAGTTCATGGGGTAGTGCGCGGTGGAGAAGCGTATGCTCAAAAAGGAATGAAAGTGAAAGAAGTCGGATCTTCACTCGGTGTTAAGACCGTATTGGCTGTGCCAAAAGGGGAGATCATTTATATTGAACACGCACGGGAAGGAACTGTTGTGCAATTCGGTAAAAGGACGTATACGTTTTATGAAGAAAAAAAATATGTTGAAATGAAATGGGACGATGAACGTCAAGAAATTGTATTTGGATAA
- a CDS encoding PCYCGC motif-containing (lipo)protein, with translation MRKRFMFSSILSVSLLFSGCAQKENDHVAEHQTGDIREETASVHELPSFLASYNESMAHLYEQVAARRALLENIPCYCGCGESAGHENNYDCFVYENKSNGAIVWDDHATKCGVCLEIASISIEQYEKGMSIKDIRHFIDETYKEGYAKPTPTKPM, from the coding sequence ATGAGAAAACGATTTATGTTTAGTTCCATACTTTCCGTCAGTTTATTGTTCAGTGGTTGTGCACAAAAGGAAAATGATCATGTCGCTGAACATCAGACAGGCGATATTCGAGAAGAAACGGCCTCAGTTCATGAACTTCCGTCGTTTTTAGCATCTTACAATGAGTCGATGGCCCATTTATACGAACAAGTAGCAGCACGTCGAGCATTGTTAGAAAACATTCCTTGTTATTGCGGTTGTGGCGAATCGGCAGGCCATGAAAATAATTATGATTGTTTTGTATATGAAAACAAAAGCAACGGTGCAATCGTCTGGGACGATCATGCGACAAAATGTGGCGTTTGTTTAGAAATCGCATCCATTTCAATCGAACAATATGAAAAAGGAATGTCAATCAAAGATATTCGACATTTCATTGATGAAACATATAAAGAGGGATATGCGAAACCAACACCAACAAAACCAATGTAA
- a CDS encoding ABC transporter permease → MNNKFWIVFAHTYMTKLKSKSFFISTMITALIIFGIGQLDRIIEAFSDNGQKTIGVIDQTNGWYEALQAQMQSNKEIKLVRHNENEEQAKKYVQTEKWYAYIVLHVQNGQLKVAYYAKNIADSDVTHEMEQALQQVKIVMMAKQIGLTYDQINALYAPITIEKVALEKHAKTEEQLDQARTIVYVLLFAMYMFVLMYGSMIMMEVATEKSSRIMEILISSISPVQQLFGKILGIALLSLTQFVVIFTVGYTSLQNSDMLSQLFGMEKLPLSLIVYGMIFFLLGYLLYAMLFAVLGSIVSRVEEVQQMAGPVTMLVVAAFIMAMFGLNVPESPFITVMSFVPFFTPMIMFLRIGMLNVPIWEIALSLILLVGTIAFLFVFGSKIYRGGVLMYNQASSWKDLKRAWQLTKR, encoded by the coding sequence ATGAACAATAAATTTTGGATTGTTTTTGCTCATACGTATATGACGAAATTAAAATCAAAGTCTTTTTTCATTTCAACCATGATTACTGCTCTTATTATATTTGGTATTGGTCAGTTAGATCGCATCATTGAAGCGTTTAGCGATAATGGTCAAAAAACAATTGGTGTGATCGATCAAACGAACGGATGGTATGAAGCATTGCAAGCACAAATGCAGTCAAATAAAGAAATAAAACTTGTTCGCCACAATGAAAATGAAGAACAAGCGAAAAAATATGTTCAAACAGAAAAGTGGTATGCGTATATTGTACTTCATGTACAGAACGGACAACTAAAAGTGGCATATTATGCAAAAAATATTGCAGATAGTGATGTCACGCATGAAATGGAGCAAGCACTACAACAAGTAAAAATTGTGATGATGGCGAAACAAATCGGGTTAACATATGACCAAATCAATGCGCTGTATGCGCCAATTACGATAGAGAAAGTAGCGCTTGAAAAACACGCGAAAACAGAAGAACAATTAGATCAAGCTAGAACGATCGTGTACGTTTTGCTGTTTGCGATGTATATGTTTGTGTTAATGTACGGAAGTATGATTATGATGGAAGTGGCAACAGAAAAGTCATCGCGCATTATGGAAATTTTAATTTCAAGTATTTCACCCGTTCAACAATTATTCGGGAAAATTTTAGGGATTGCTTTGTTGAGTTTGACGCAGTTTGTTGTGATTTTCACTGTCGGTTATACATCGCTGCAAAATAGCGATATGTTAAGTCAGTTATTTGGAATGGAAAAACTACCGCTTTCTTTAATTGTATACGGAATGATCTTTTTCTTGCTCGGTTATTTGTTATATGCGATGTTATTTGCTGTGCTTGGCTCGATTGTTAGCCGAGTAGAAGAAGTGCAACAAATGGCCGGTCCTGTGACGATGCTCGTTGTTGCCGCGTTTATTATGGCGATGTTTGGTTTGAATGTACCAGAATCTCCGTTTATTACTGTAATGTCTTTTGTCCCGTTTTTTACTCCGATGATTATGTTTTTAAGAATTGGAATGCTAAATGTTCCAATTTGGGAGATTGCCCTTAGTCTCATTTTGCTCGTTGGAACCATTGCCTTTTTATTCGTGTTCGGATCAAAAATATACCGTGGCGGTGTGCTGATGTACAATCAAGCGTCTTCCTGGAAAGACCTTAAACGAGCGTGGCAATTAACGAAAAGATGA
- a CDS encoding ABC transporter ATP-binding protein yields the protein MGLVLQHVTKQFGSFVAVDDVTLSIPEQRMFGFLGANGAGKTTTFRMILGLLEPTKGEITWNGERITYKHSHLIGYLPEERGLYPKLKVREQLIYLGRLRGLHKEDIVKKMRHWLERFKIPQYEHQKVEQLSKGNQQKIQFIAAVLHRPSLLILDEPFSGLDPVNVEMLKEAVIDLQQKGTTIVFSSHRMEHVEQLCEHICIMHKGKPIVHGSIKELKRSFGKKNVIIHGELPFETLGKIPGVLKMEKTVEGVRLQIADEHVSQHILEHIYAKGFIRTFSLEEPSLNDIFIEKVGAAYEQ from the coding sequence ATGGGTTTAGTTTTACAACATGTGACAAAACAGTTTGGTTCGTTTGTAGCAGTGGATGACGTAACATTATCTATTCCAGAACAGCGTATGTTTGGGTTTCTTGGAGCGAATGGAGCAGGAAAAACGACAACATTTCGAATGATTTTAGGGTTGCTTGAGCCGACGAAAGGGGAGATTACATGGAACGGTGAACGCATCACATATAAGCATAGCCATCTCATTGGATATCTGCCGGAAGAAAGAGGATTGTACCCAAAGTTAAAAGTAAGAGAACAACTCATTTATTTAGGAAGATTGCGAGGGTTACATAAAGAAGACATTGTAAAAAAAATGCGTCATTGGCTTGAGCGTTTTAAAATACCACAATACGAACATCAAAAAGTAGAACAATTATCAAAGGGCAATCAACAAAAAATTCAATTTATCGCAGCGGTGTTACATCGTCCGTCACTGCTTATTTTAGACGAACCGTTTAGCGGATTAGATCCAGTAAATGTAGAAATGTTAAAAGAAGCAGTGATTGACTTACAGCAAAAAGGAACAACAATTGTCTTTTCCAGTCATCGGATGGAACATGTCGAACAACTATGTGAACATATATGCATTATGCATAAAGGAAAACCGATTGTGCACGGATCAATAAAAGAGTTAAAGAGATCTTTCGGTAAAAAAAATGTGATCATTCATGGAGAGTTACCGTTTGAAACGTTAGGGAAAATTCCAGGCGTATTGAAAATGGAGAAAACGGTTGAAGGAGTTCGTTTGCAAATAGCTGATGAACACGTATCACAGCACATTCTTGAACACATTTATGCAAAAGGATTCATTCGTACATTTTCGTTAGAAGAACCGTCGCTTAACGACATTTTTATTGAGAAAGTAGGTGCGGCGTATGAACAATAA
- the proB gene encoding glutamate 5-kinase, with amino-acid sequence MKKKRIVVKIGSSSLAEKNGTLSEQKLRGHVEALAYMKQLGHDVILISSGAVAAGFGLLGYRSRPKTIAGKQAAASVGQGVLMQSYISAFRSFGIVTGQLLLTRADFYDRERFRNLFATISTLLERGVLPIINENDSVSVEELTFGDNDLLSALVSGFLHADALVILTDINGLYDQNPKHPEAKKYHFLSEITDELIAQAGGSGSTVGTGGMKSKLLAAQKALSFGVSVFIGTGAGKEKLQHILEGKGDGTYIGSPFQEHMQMRKQWIAYHSEVAGAIEIDEGAETALLHKGKSLLPAGVTNVFGSFQALDVVNVVNQKGDVIARGQVYYAAGDLAKVKGLSSEEAKRYSFHHRPEVIHRDNLVCFKKTSVC; translated from the coding sequence GTGAAAAAGAAGCGAATTGTCGTTAAAATCGGGAGTAGCTCATTAGCAGAAAAAAACGGGACACTCTCAGAACAAAAACTACGCGGACATGTCGAAGCGCTTGCGTATATGAAACAACTCGGACATGATGTCATTCTCATTTCCTCTGGCGCGGTCGCCGCTGGGTTTGGGTTGCTTGGGTATCGTTCGCGGCCGAAAACGATTGCTGGAAAACAAGCAGCCGCCTCAGTCGGTCAAGGGGTGCTTATGCAAAGCTACATTTCAGCCTTTCGTTCATTTGGCATCGTCACTGGACAATTGTTGTTAACGCGCGCCGATTTTTACGACCGCGAGCGATTTCGTAACTTATTTGCGACGATTTCTACACTGTTAGAACGAGGCGTGCTTCCGATTATTAACGAAAACGACTCTGTTTCCGTTGAAGAGTTGACGTTTGGGGATAACGATTTATTGTCGGCGCTTGTCAGTGGATTTTTACATGCAGATGCCCTCGTCATTTTAACAGACATTAACGGGTTATACGACCAAAATCCGAAACATCCTGAAGCAAAAAAATATCATTTTCTATCAGAAATCACCGACGAACTCATTGCCCAAGCAGGTGGAAGCGGCTCAACGGTTGGAACTGGGGGAATGAAATCAAAACTTCTTGCGGCGCAAAAGGCTCTTTCTTTCGGTGTTAGCGTTTTTATCGGCACAGGGGCTGGCAAAGAAAAATTGCAACATATTTTAGAAGGAAAAGGCGACGGGACGTATATCGGCTCCCCTTTTCAAGAACATATGCAAATGCGTAAACAATGGATCGCGTACCATTCCGAAGTCGCAGGAGCAATTGAAATTGATGAAGGAGCAGAAACAGCCCTTTTGCATAAAGGAAAAAGTTTATTACCAGCCGGTGTAACAAACGTATTTGGCTCATTTCAAGCGCTTGATGTCGTCAATGTCGTCAATCAAAAAGGCGATGTAATTGCTAGAGGGCAAGTATATTATGCGGCGGGCGATTTAGCGAAAGTAAAAGGTCTTTCAAGCGAGGAAGCGAAACGATATTCTTTCCACCATCGCCCAGAAGTTATTCATCGCGACAACTTAGTATGCTTCAAAAAGACATCTGTCTGCTAA
- a CDS encoding glutamate-5-semialdehyde dehydrogenase translates to MSELIIKAKKLKQSASQLAMLSTEEKNNALAMIAEALIAQTGYILQENEKDMAIGKENGLSPSLLDRLQLTEERIQQIADGVRQVVDLPDPVGETIEQWTRPNGLILKQIRVPLGVVGMVYEARPNVTVDAASLCLKTGNAVLLRGSSSAIHSNKALISVMQQALKQSKIPTDAIQLLEDTSRETAQQMFRLKEYIDVLIPRGGAGLIQSVVENATIPVLETGVGNCHIFIDDSAQKEMAIDIVINAKLQRPSVCNAVETVIVHKQWPYIKELLETLHEKGVELRADKQLADTYPFVREAKEEDWATEFLAPILAVKLVETVDEAIEHIERYGTKHSEAIISECNEHVEQFFARVDAAVLYHNASTRFTDGEQFGYGAEIGISTQKLHARGPMGLRAITTTKTLVYGNGQVRK, encoded by the coding sequence ATGAGTGAATTAATCATCAAAGCGAAAAAATTAAAGCAATCGGCCAGTCAATTAGCAATGTTATCAACAGAAGAAAAAAACAACGCGCTCGCGATGATTGCAGAAGCGTTAATTGCACAAACGGGGTACATTTTACAAGAAAACGAAAAAGACATGGCAATCGGAAAAGAAAACGGGCTCTCTCCTTCCTTGCTTGATCGGCTGCAACTCACGGAAGAACGCATTCAGCAAATCGCTGATGGTGTCCGCCAAGTCGTTGATCTGCCAGATCCGGTTGGGGAAACAATTGAACAATGGACGCGACCAAATGGGCTCATCTTAAAACAAATTCGTGTACCACTTGGCGTCGTTGGGATGGTGTACGAAGCGCGGCCAAACGTCACCGTCGATGCGGCTAGCCTTTGTTTAAAAACGGGAAATGCCGTCTTGTTGCGGGGCAGTTCTTCCGCCATTCACTCAAATAAAGCACTTATTTCCGTGATGCAACAAGCATTAAAACAGTCGAAAATTCCGACAGACGCCATTCAACTGTTAGAAGATACAAGCCGTGAAACCGCCCAACAAATGTTCCGTCTAAAAGAATATATAGATGTCCTCATTCCACGCGGTGGTGCAGGACTTATTCAGTCAGTCGTCGAAAACGCAACGATTCCTGTATTAGAAACAGGTGTCGGCAATTGCCATATTTTTATCGACGATTCCGCGCAAAAAGAAATGGCGATCGATATCGTCATCAATGCGAAACTGCAACGTCCATCTGTCTGCAATGCAGTCGAAACGGTGATTGTTCATAAACAATGGCCGTATATAAAAGAATTGCTTGAAACGTTGCACGAAAAAGGAGTCGAATTGCGTGCGGACAAACAACTTGCCGATACATATCCGTTTGTCCGTGAGGCAAAAGAAGAAGATTGGGCAACCGAATTTCTAGCACCCATTTTGGCGGTGAAGCTCGTTGAAACGGTGGACGAAGCGATTGAACATATTGAACGATACGGAACGAAACATTCTGAAGCGATTATTTCCGAATGCAACGAACATGTAGAACAATTTTTTGCTCGCGTCGACGCCGCTGTGTTGTACCATAACGCCTCCACTCGCTTTACCGACGGCGAACAGTTCGGATACGGCGCCGAAATCGGTATTAGCACGCAAAAACTGCACGCCCGTGGACCAATGGGCTTACGCGCCATCACGACAACGAAAACGCTCGTGTATGGGAATGGACAAGTGCGAAAATGA